One Phycisphaerales bacterium genomic window carries:
- a CDS encoding lamin tail domain-containing protein, whose product MKTTKTISTLLAACGLAGAAATAGAQSIAITEIMFNPAFDPDNSWEYVEIVNTGDTSVDLTGWVLDDIGGSPVTAANIAGGSVPAGGTAVLYNSALSVAEVEAAWGAGINFIAVDNWQALNNSGTEQFGLWDSITSHAGRDFGAAVAQVTYDGSGNDGWPVDDGAASFYLVNPFYDANVGANWALSTDGVDGGYVSAPAGTTLVSSVGSPGTTPADLAVRGPYLVNISGATLFESFFQAPSSTNDFLDPDLDGFARRIGPGIDQLAPGGQRGSGGYDDDAHWIVTYRSTGSGNGLAEFVLTNDLDGPLAPTLFDTTRDDDDPRVGLFSGDAENAYANREKWVDLATGTVPGVYNAGNPGGSPFRSMMDGSYLVSPFTFPSTSSMGGFRIDLAVLDVPSSWFATQAGDGTLDAKPGSAGYGNAQIFATDKTGAPISQSNNLKSLGGLRPFDPANPPAATDTDVVFDTQIAFVPIAAIVNYGVGKQEIRQSDLRYGNATGRLSTGENLVFVTRDSGSGTRNGFQNSIGLDPSWGRGENIGAKNNDAQFNLIGPDYLPSNKGGSGSMEATVINTRLAIGHTGAERASRWLFTGRADVLAVQNDLIGGTEFSRPTIDEVLDNDQNGYTIGGPETFTTLGSPRAVAPSLGGRIGTGLPPMQNEQAAAYLNNITASIAAFEQAGMGTPETDFTPAEFLALNFVLSAATDFVQENEDPIGLIPNPDFNQSLQDEIRATSIVLGDARLATFGSVSTTGLAPTRTAGVTYTDGVAGGGNYVDQAGNPVFYGSPLSARNGLAGDFNNDGLRNVNDIPAMIAALEDRASFEPGSGVVLEIIGDFNGDGNFDVEDARYFADGLALSTATGNLDRVAGFEAVDDASTSGNFFGTIIGDGSIAYQSGWSRFDISNADGLTTPGWTPTAGADGLVDAFDRDYIVAQIAAANDGEANWDDINEAVLFDLSADVTGDLVVNQDDLDAIDAILGGACPADFDGDGSLTLFDFLAFSNAFDAGDARADFDGDGSLTLFDFLAFSNAFDAGC is encoded by the coding sequence ATGAAGACGACCAAGACCATTTCGACGCTGCTGGCCGCGTGCGGCCTGGCCGGCGCCGCGGCAACCGCCGGCGCCCAGAGCATCGCCATCACCGAGATCATGTTCAACCCGGCGTTTGATCCCGACAACTCGTGGGAGTACGTCGAGATCGTCAATACCGGCGACACCTCCGTCGACCTGACCGGTTGGGTGCTGGATGACATCGGCGGTTCGCCCGTGACGGCGGCCAACATCGCCGGCGGCAGCGTTCCCGCGGGCGGCACCGCCGTCCTGTACAACAGCGCGCTGAGCGTGGCCGAGGTCGAGGCTGCGTGGGGCGCGGGCATTAACTTCATCGCCGTCGACAACTGGCAGGCGCTGAACAACAGCGGCACCGAGCAGTTCGGCCTGTGGGACAGCATCACCAGCCACGCCGGTCGCGACTTCGGCGCCGCCGTCGCCCAGGTGACCTACGACGGCAGCGGCAACGACGGCTGGCCCGTGGACGACGGCGCCGCCTCGTTCTACCTGGTCAACCCCTTCTACGACGCCAACGTGGGCGCCAACTGGGCGCTGAGCACCGATGGCGTCGATGGTGGCTACGTCAGCGCGCCCGCCGGCACCACCCTGGTCAGCAGCGTGGGCAGCCCCGGCACGACCCCGGCCGATCTGGCCGTGCGCGGTCCCTACCTCGTGAACATCTCGGGCGCGACGCTGTTCGAGAGCTTCTTCCAGGCGCCCTCGTCGACCAACGACTTCCTCGACCCGGACCTGGACGGCTTTGCCCGTCGCATCGGCCCGGGCATCGACCAACTCGCCCCCGGCGGCCAGCGCGGCTCGGGCGGCTACGACGACGACGCCCACTGGATCGTCACCTACCGCTCGACCGGCTCGGGCAACGGCCTGGCAGAGTTCGTGCTGACCAACGACCTCGACGGCCCGCTGGCCCCCACGCTGTTCGATACCACCCGCGACGACGATGATCCGCGCGTGGGCCTGTTCTCGGGCGACGCCGAGAACGCCTACGCCAACCGCGAGAAGTGGGTCGACCTGGCCACCGGCACCGTGCCGGGCGTGTACAACGCCGGCAACCCCGGCGGCTCGCCCTTCCGCTCGATGATGGACGGCAGCTACCTGGTCTCGCCGTTTACCTTCCCGAGCACGAGCTCGATGGGCGGCTTCCGCATCGACCTGGCCGTGCTCGACGTGCCCAGCTCGTGGTTCGCCACGCAGGCCGGCGACGGCACCCTGGACGCCAAGCCCGGCTCGGCCGGCTACGGCAACGCCCAGATCTTCGCCACCGACAAGACCGGCGCGCCCATAAGTCAGAGCAACAACCTCAAGAGCCTGGGCGGCCTGCGCCCGTTCGACCCGGCCAACCCGCCGGCGGCGACCGACACCGACGTGGTGTTCGACACGCAGATCGCCTTCGTGCCCATCGCGGCCATCGTCAACTACGGCGTGGGCAAGCAGGAGATCCGCCAGAGCGACCTGCGCTACGGCAACGCCACCGGTCGCCTGAGCACCGGCGAGAACCTGGTGTTCGTGACGCGCGACTCGGGCTCGGGCACGCGCAACGGCTTCCAGAACTCCATCGGGCTGGATCCCTCGTGGGGCCGCGGCGAGAACATCGGCGCCAAGAACAATGATGCCCAGTTCAACCTCATCGGCCCCGATTACCTGCCCAGCAACAAGGGCGGCTCGGGCTCGATGGAGGCCACCGTCATCAACACGCGCCTGGCCATCGGCCACACCGGCGCCGAGCGCGCCAGCCGCTGGCTGTTCACCGGCCGGGCCGACGTGCTGGCCGTGCAGAACGACCTGATCGGCGGCACCGAGTTCAGCCGCCCGACCATCGACGAGGTGCTCGACAACGACCAGAACGGCTACACCATCGGCGGGCCGGAGACCTTCACCACCCTGGGCAGCCCCCGTGCGGTGGCGCCCTCGCTGGGCGGCCGCATCGGCACCGGCCTGCCGCCCATGCAGAACGAGCAGGCCGCGGCCTACCTCAACAACATCACCGCCAGCATCGCGGCGTTCGAGCAGGCCGGCATGGGCACGCCCGAGACCGACTTCACCCCCGCCGAGTTCCTGGCCCTGAACTTCGTGCTCTCGGCCGCCACCGACTTCGTGCAGGAGAACGAGGACCCCATCGGCCTGATCCCCAACCCCGACTTCAACCAGAGCCTGCAGGACGAGATCCGCGCCACCAGCATCGTGCTGGGCGACGCCCGCCTGGCCACCTTCGGCAGCGTCAGCACCACCGGCCTGGCGCCCACCCGCACCGCGGGCGTCACCTACACCGACGGCGTCGCCGGCGGGGGCAACTACGTCGATCAGGCCGGCAACCCGGTCTTCTACGGCAGCCCGCTGAGCGCCCGCAACGGCCTGGCCGGCGACTTCAACAACGACGGCCTGCGCAACGTCAACGACATCCCCGCCATGATCGCCGCGCTCGAGGACCGCGCCAGCTTCGAGCCCGGCTCGGGCGTCGTGCTCGAGATCATCGGCGACTTCAACGGCGACGGCAACTTCGACGTCGAGGACGCCCGCTACTTCGCCGACGGCCTGGCCCTTAGCACCGCCACGGGCAACCTCGACCGCGTGGCCGGCTTCGAGGCCGTCGACGACGCCAGCACCAGCGGCAACTTCTTCGGCACCATCATCGGCGACGGCAGCATCGCCTACCAGTCCGGCTGGAGCCGCTTTGACATCTCCAACGCCGATGGCCTGACCACCCCGGGCTGGACGCCCACGGCCGGCGCCGACGGCCTGGTGGACGCGTTCGACCGCGACTACATCGTCGCGCAGATCGCCGCGGCCAACGACGGCGAGGCCAACTGGGACGACATCAACGAGGCGGTGCTGTTCGACCTCTCGGCCGACGTCACGGGCGACCTGGTGGTCAACCAGGACGACCTGGACGCGATAGACGCCATCCTCGGCGGGGCGTGCCCGGCGGACTTCGATGGCGACGGCAGCCTGACCCTCTTCGACTTCCTGGCCTTCTCCAACGCCTTCGATGCGGGCGACGCCCGCGCCGACTTCGACGGCGACGGCAGCCTGACCCTGTTCGACTTCCTGGCGTTCAGCAACGCGTTCGACGCGGGGTGTTGA